In one Nicotiana tomentosiformis chromosome 6, ASM39032v3, whole genome shotgun sequence genomic region, the following are encoded:
- the LOC104110479 gene encoding mediator of RNA polymerase II transcription subunit 20a-like isoform X3 — MPIKWVLHWQPNAGTTVNTQILTEVSQCVESINGVKEGRWKATLSFYKPMLRVEQANALEFPRDFLGISLQEQPSKYYFVIRGQRLILEAESSIQTIMEKLQSYKTRVALNFEMEYLPISSWEKSHQIMGEFFDIWQEALAKRSLPGHFVHIEPIFSEFGLSDQYTSQHTAVQYASIMAQMIATAQSAQAVRN; from the exons ATGCCAATCAAATG GGTTTTGCACTGGCAGCCAAATGCAGGCACAACAGTCAACACTCAAATACTAACAGAAGTATCTCAGTGTGTTGAGAGTATAAATGGGGTTAAAGAAGGAAGGTGGAAAGCTACTCTTAGCTTCTACAAACCCATGCTCCGAG TAGAACAAGCAAATGCATTGGAGTTTCCCCGTGATTTTTTGGGTATTTCGCTTCAAGAACAGCCCAGCAAGTATTACTTTGTAATTAGAGGGCAACGGTTGATCTTGGAAGCAGAGTCATCAATTCAGACGATAATGGAGAAGTTGCAGTCTTACAAAACAAGGGTTGCACTTAATTTTGAG ATGGAATATCTTCCAATTTCCTCATGGGAGAAATCACACCAGATTATGGGTGAATTCTTCGACATATGGCAGGAAGCTCTTGCGAAAAGATCATTACCAGGTCATTTCGTGCACATTGAACCAATTTTTTCAGAGTTTGGACTCTCTGATCAATATACTTCACAGCACACAGCTGTACAGTATGCTAGCATTATGGCTCAAATGATAGCTACAGCTCAATCAGCACAAGCTGTGAGAAACTAG
- the LOC104110479 gene encoding mediator of RNA polymerase II transcription subunit 20a-like isoform X1, whose amino-acid sequence MPIKWVLHWQPNAGTTVNTQILTEVSQCVESINGVKEGRWKATLSFYKPMLRVEQANALEFPRDFLGISLQEQPSKYYFVIRGQRLILEAESSIQTIMEKLQSYKTRVALNFEGFQYQLGDFQLRVGKVVPIHSESLRGIVMEMEYLPISSWEKSHQIMGEFFDIWQEALAKRSLPGHFVHIEPIFSEFGLSDQYTSQHTAVQYASIMAQMIATAQSAQAVRN is encoded by the exons ATGCCAATCAAATG GGTTTTGCACTGGCAGCCAAATGCAGGCACAACAGTCAACACTCAAATACTAACAGAAGTATCTCAGTGTGTTGAGAGTATAAATGGGGTTAAAGAAGGAAGGTGGAAAGCTACTCTTAGCTTCTACAAACCCATGCTCCGAG TAGAACAAGCAAATGCATTGGAGTTTCCCCGTGATTTTTTGGGTATTTCGCTTCAAGAACAGCCCAGCAAGTATTACTTTGTAATTAGAGGGCAACGGTTGATCTTGGAAGCAGAGTCATCAATTCAGACGATAATGGAGAAGTTGCAGTCTTACAAAACAAGGGTTGCACTTAATTTTGAG GGGTTTCAATATCAACTTGGTGACTTCCAGCTGCGAGTAGGCAAAGTTGTTCCAATCCACTCTGAGAGCTTGAGGGGAATAGTTATGGAG ATGGAATATCTTCCAATTTCCTCATGGGAGAAATCACACCAGATTATGGGTGAATTCTTCGACATATGGCAGGAAGCTCTTGCGAAAAGATCATTACCAGGTCATTTCGTGCACATTGAACCAATTTTTTCAGAGTTTGGACTCTCTGATCAATATACTTCACAGCACACAGCTGTACAGTATGCTAGCATTATGGCTCAAATGATAGCTACAGCTCAATCAGCACAAGCTGTGAGAAACTAG
- the LOC104090472 gene encoding F-box protein At5g41720, which produces MASSELPSDMAFEILTPTSLETLDACKVVNKTWKNMTYKLGFMQVYCHRTNNILGYFVQGLENNKYVTEFVSMDDCSGKDPLHLPVKTLNKPEYKIFNHFHNTKIEASSKQGILCCVRRIKNRNHMYYICKPSTREWKVLPNPKTRYQTVKVALVVLKSSPLYFKIIHDDHVLVLNYNGKEARSRFSLPELVTENKDYTDKKLVEYEGKLGFICLSPNEMLELWCIDNTRNHLWNKEKEVEIETVKSVMKYPSPVDFYSEIFPFRSDREPIGLKAIGENSG; this is translated from the exons ATGGCTTCTTCAGAGCTTCCATCTGATATGGCTTTCGAGATATTAACTCCAACTTCCTTGGAAACATTAGATGCTTGCAAAGTAGTTAACAAGACATGGAAAAACATGACATATAAATTAGGTTTTATGCAAGTATATTGTCACAGAACAAATAATATTTTAGGTTACTTCGTTCAAGGTTTAGAAAACAACAAGTACGTTACAGAGTTTGTTTCAATGGACGATTGCTCTGGAAAAGATCCATTGCATCTACCAGTTAAAACCTTGAATAAACCTGAATATAAAattttcaaccattttcacaACACAAAGATCGAGGCATCTTCAAAACAAGGGATTTTATGTTGTGTGAGAAGAATAAAGAATCGTAATCATATGTACTATATTTGCAAACCTAGTACCCGAGAATGGAAAGTGTTGCCTAATCCAAAAACGAGATATCAAACTGTCAAAGTTGCTCTAGTGGTACTCAAATCAAGTCCTTTATATTTCAAGATTATTC atgatGATCACGTATTAGTCTTAAACTATAATGGCAAAGAAGCTCGTTCAAGATTCTCACTTCCAGAGTTAGTAACCGAAAACAAAGATTATACAGACAAAAAACTGGTGGAGTACGAAGGGAAGTTGGGATTTATTTGTCTATCGCCGAATGAAATGTTAGAGCTTTGGTGTATTGACAATACAAGAAACCATTTGTGGAATAAGGAGAAAGAAGTGGAGATTGAAACCGTTAAAAGTGTGATGAAATATCCAAGTCCAGTTGATTTCTATAGTGAAATATTTCCTTTTCGTTCGGATAGAGAACCAATTGGTTTAAAAGCGATAGGGGAAAATAGTGGCTAA
- the LOC104110479 gene encoding mediator of RNA polymerase II transcription subunit 20a-like isoform X2 — protein MPIKWVLHWQPNAGTTVNTQILTEVSQCVESINGVKEGRWKATLSFYKPMLREQANALEFPRDFLGISLQEQPSKYYFVIRGQRLILEAESSIQTIMEKLQSYKTRVALNFEGFQYQLGDFQLRVGKVVPIHSESLRGIVMEMEYLPISSWEKSHQIMGEFFDIWQEALAKRSLPGHFVHIEPIFSEFGLSDQYTSQHTAVQYASIMAQMIATAQSAQAVRN, from the exons ATGCCAATCAAATG GGTTTTGCACTGGCAGCCAAATGCAGGCACAACAGTCAACACTCAAATACTAACAGAAGTATCTCAGTGTGTTGAGAGTATAAATGGGGTTAAAGAAGGAAGGTGGAAAGCTACTCTTAGCTTCTACAAACCCATGCTCCGAG AACAAGCAAATGCATTGGAGTTTCCCCGTGATTTTTTGGGTATTTCGCTTCAAGAACAGCCCAGCAAGTATTACTTTGTAATTAGAGGGCAACGGTTGATCTTGGAAGCAGAGTCATCAATTCAGACGATAATGGAGAAGTTGCAGTCTTACAAAACAAGGGTTGCACTTAATTTTGAG GGGTTTCAATATCAACTTGGTGACTTCCAGCTGCGAGTAGGCAAAGTTGTTCCAATCCACTCTGAGAGCTTGAGGGGAATAGTTATGGAG ATGGAATATCTTCCAATTTCCTCATGGGAGAAATCACACCAGATTATGGGTGAATTCTTCGACATATGGCAGGAAGCTCTTGCGAAAAGATCATTACCAGGTCATTTCGTGCACATTGAACCAATTTTTTCAGAGTTTGGACTCTCTGATCAATATACTTCACAGCACACAGCTGTACAGTATGCTAGCATTATGGCTCAAATGATAGCTACAGCTCAATCAGCACAAGCTGTGAGAAACTAG